The sequence below is a genomic window from Fusobacterium simiae.
ACATTTGGAGATCACTATGATAAATTAGGTATCCGTTCATCTTCAACTTGCCAATTATTATTTAATAATGTAAAAGTTCCTAAAGAAAATCTTTTAGGGAAAGAAGGAGAAGGTTTTAAAATAGCTATGTCCACTCTTGATGGAGGGCGTATAGGTATAGCTGCTCAAGCATTAGGAATTGCACAAGGAGCTTTTGAACATGCATTAGAATATGCAAAAGACAGAGAACAATTTGGAAAACCAATAGCTTTTCAACAAGCAATCTCTTTTAAACTTGCAGATATGGCAACAAAATTAAGAACAGCTAGATTTTTAATTTATAGTGCTGCTGAATTAAAAGAACACCATGAACCTTATGGAATGGAATCTGCAATGGCAAAACAATATGCCTCTGACATAGCTCTTGAAGTTGTAAATGATGCTCTACAAATATTTGGAGGCTCAGGTTACTTAAAAGGTATGGAAGTAGAAAGAGCATATAGAGATGCAAAAATTACAACTATTTATGAAGGAACAAATGAAATCCAAAGAGTTGTTATAGCTGCTCACTTAATAGGAAAACCACCTAAAACTGATGTTCCAGGATTAGTTAAGAAGAAAAAAGGACCAGTTACAGGGCCTAGAAAGAATATAATATTTAAAGATGGATCTGCTAAAGAAAAAGTTGCTGCATTAGTTGCTGCATTAAAAGCAGATGGATATGACTTTACTGTTGGTATCCCTCTTGATACACCAATAGGAAAATCTGAAAGAGTTGTAAGTGCGGGTAAAGGAATTGGAGAAAAGAGTAATATGAAGTTAATTGAAAAATTAGCTAAACAAGCTGGAGCTTCAGTGGGATGCTCTCGTCCAGTAGCTGAAACATTACAATATTTACCTCTTGATCGTTATGTAGGAATGTCAGGACAAAAATTTGTAGGAAACCTTTATATAGCTTGTGGAATTTCAGGAGCTTTACAACATTTAAAAGGAATTAAAGATGCAACAACAATAGTTGCAATCAATACAAATGCAAATGCTCCAATATTTAAAAATGCAGACTATGGAATAGTTGGAGATGTAACAGAAATTTTACCATTATTAACTAAAGAACTAGATAATGGAGAAGCTAAAAAAGATGCACCACCTATGAAGAAAATGAAGAGAGTTATACCTAGAGTAGTGTATAGTCCTCATGTATATGTATGTAGTGGTTGTGGACATGAATATAATCCTGATTTAGGAGATGAAGATTCAGATATCAAACCAGGAACTAGATTTAAAGATTTACCTGAAGATTGGACTTGTCCTGATTGTGGAGATCCAAAGTCTGGATATATAGATGCAAAAAAATAAAAAATATAATTAAGGAGGAAATACTATGCATAATGTTAGAAATATAACTGAAGATCTTTATTGGATTGGAGCAAATGACCGTCGTCTTGCACTTTTTGAAAATATACACCCTATTCCAGAAGGAGTGTCATACAACTCATATATGTTATTAGATGAAAAAACAGTTGTTTTTGACACTGTTGACTGGTCTGTAACAAGACAATATATAGAAAATATAGAATATTTATTAAATGGTAGAGAATTAGACTATTTAGTAGTACATCATATGGAGCCAGATCACTGTGGTTCAATTGAAGAATTAGCAATTCGTTATCCAAAATTGAAAATAATTTCTTCTGAAAAAGGTTTTATGTTTATGAGACAATTTGGATACAAAAGTATAAATGGACACCAATTAATTGAAGCAAAAGAAGGAGACAAATTTAATTTTGGTAAACACAATATTATATTCTTAGAAGCACCTATGGTTCATTGGCCAGAAGTGTTAGTAAGTTTTGATACAACAAATGGAGCTTTATTTTCTGCTGATGCTTTTGGTTCTTTTAAATCTCTTGATGGAAGATTATTTAATGACGAAGTAGATTGGGATAAAGATTGGCTAGATGAAGGACGTCGTTATTTAACAAATATTGTTGGTAAATATGGTCCACATATACAATATTTATTGAAAAAAGCAGCTCCAATTGTAGATCAAATTAAATTTATATGTCCATTACATGGTGTAGTTTGGAGAAATGATTTCAGATATATTCTTGATAAATATAATAAATGGAGTAAATACGAACCTGAAGAAAAAGGTATATTAATTGCTTATGCTTCAATGTATGGAAATACAGAAAATGCTGTTGAAATATTAGCAGCTAAATTAGCAGAAAGAGGAATTACAAATATAAAGATGTTTGATGTATCTAATACACATGTATCTTATTTGATTTCAAATGTATTCAAATATAGCCATTTAGTTGTTGCATCTCCTACATATAATTTGGGAATTTATCCTGTTATACATAATTTTGTAATGGATATGAAAGCTTTAAACTTACAAAATAGAACAGTTGCAATAGTTGAAAATGGATCTTGGGCTAGAAAGTCTGGAGATTTATTACAAGAATTATTTGAAACTGAAATAAAAGATATAACTGTTTTAAATGAAAGAGTTGGATTAACTTCATCAACTAATAATGTAAATTTTGATGA
It includes:
- a CDS encoding acyl-CoA dehydrogenase family protein, encoding MLFKTTEEHEALRMQVREFVETEVKPIAAILDKENKFPHEAIKKFGQMGFMGLPYPKEYGGAGKDILSYAIAVEELSRVDGGTGVILSAHVSLGSYPIYAFGTEEQKKKYLVPLAKGEKLGAFGLTEPNAGSDAGGTETTAVKEGDYYILNGEKIFITNADVAETYVVFAVTTPDIGTKGISAFIVEKGWEGFTFGDHYDKLGIRSSSTCQLLFNNVKVPKENLLGKEGEGFKIAMSTLDGGRIGIAAQALGIAQGAFEHALEYAKDREQFGKPIAFQQAISFKLADMATKLRTARFLIYSAAELKEHHEPYGMESAMAKQYASDIALEVVNDALQIFGGSGYLKGMEVERAYRDAKITTIYEGTNEIQRVVIAAHLIGKPPKTDVPGLVKKKKGPVTGPRKNIIFKDGSAKEKVAALVAALKADGYDFTVGIPLDTPIGKSERVVSAGKGIGEKSNMKLIEKLAKQAGASVGCSRPVAETLQYLPLDRYVGMSGQKFVGNLYIACGISGALQHLKGIKDATTIVAINTNANAPIFKNADYGIVGDVTEILPLLTKELDNGEAKKDAPPMKKMKRVIPRVVYSPHVYVCSGCGHEYNPDLGDEDSDIKPGTRFKDLPEDWTCPDCGDPKSGYIDAKK
- a CDS encoding FprA family A-type flavoprotein, yielding MHNVRNITEDLYWIGANDRRLALFENIHPIPEGVSYNSYMLLDEKTVVFDTVDWSVTRQYIENIEYLLNGRELDYLVVHHMEPDHCGSIEELAIRYPKLKIISSEKGFMFMRQFGYKSINGHQLIEAKEGDKFNFGKHNIIFLEAPMVHWPEVLVSFDTTNGALFSADAFGSFKSLDGRLFNDEVDWDKDWLDEGRRYLTNIVGKYGPHIQYLLKKAAPIVDQIKFICPLHGVVWRNDFRYILDKYNKWSKYEPEEKGILIAYASMYGNTENAVEILAAKLAERGITNIKMFDVSNTHVSYLISNVFKYSHLVVASPTYNLGIYPVIHNFVMDMKALNLQNRTVAIVENGSWARKSGDLLQELFETEIKDITVLNERVGLTSSTNNVNFDEMDALVEVLVESLNK